CTGGTCTTCAGAAGAAATGACCCTTGAATTCATTTCTCATCGTTTTACCTCAAGGGCGAAAGCAAATATCTTAGGAGTATTCCCGAACTCAGCCTTGCCCATGGAAGAAGATGTGCGGAAATTTAAATATGGGCAGTTCGGTTACGGTAAATACGTCTACCAGCCGGAGGAGATCTTGGAGATGAAAGAGTTTTTTCTGGAACAGGCTAAAATCTATTTCCCGGAAGCTCAGATCGAGTATTTTATTTAAGAATCTATAATCACCACATAGACTTCAATGGGTCCGTGGACTCCGATGGACAAATCCATTTCAATATCCGAGGTTCGGCTGGGACCTGAGATCAGCTCAACAGCGGCCGGAGGACTTCCTAAGGCTGAAAGCTCGGTTAGTACTTCCGAGAGGTTGCTGTGGATTTTTTGGCCTTCAATGAAGGTGAGATGCCGGGGCGGGAGAAGGCTGATGGCACGCCCTCTTTGAGGATCGCTGTTAACCACAACCGTACCGGAAAGAGCGATTCCCCAGTCGGAACCCGTTATACCAAGTTCCGCCCGGGCAGCGGCCAGGTAGCGGTCGTGGGGAGTGGCGGCGGCTTGAGTATAGCGGGTGACAGGCCAGCTGAGAGCAGAAAAAG
This Desulfosporosinus orientis DSM 765 DNA region includes the following protein-coding sequences:
- a CDS encoding LutC/YkgG family protein, producing the protein MSDTHEFINHLASKLGRPTPSQAPPAVDINVPQYHLSRSEERISVFLQNWQALGGKGAIVKSVDDTVRCLKEWFGDQADTWLKEYSQAILAWDTLPQLAESAFSALSWPVTRYTQAAATPHDRYLAAARAELGITGSDWGIALSGTVVVNSDPQRGRAISLLPPRHLTFIEGQKIHSNLSEVLTELSALGSPPAAVELISGPSRTSDIEMDLSIGVHGPIEVYVVIIDS